One Burkholderia sp. 9120 genomic window, CAGGATGATGGTCGGACTGCCTTTGTAGGGCGTGCGCAACCGTTCGCGGTAGCCGCACTTACGCGCGACACTCAACGACGCCGTGTTTTCCGGCGAAATCAGGCACACGGTGTCCTTGTCCGGCCATTGCGCATCGGCCCAATCGAGCGCGGCGCGCACGGCTTCGGTCGCATAACCGCGGCCATGCAGCGCCGGGTTCAACGCCCAGCCAATTTCAGGCGTGCCCAGCAACGACGGCTCGATCTCACGGTGATAGTCGGCCAGCCCGACTTCGCCGACAAACCGGCCGCTCTGCTTTTCCCGCACCACCCAGTAGCCATAGCCCAGCATCGCCCAATGCCCGGCGTAACGCAGCAGACGCGCCCAGACTTCTTCGCGCGTGAACGGCTTGCCGCCGATGTAGCGGATCACCTCGGAATCGGACCACATCGCGTGGCTGTCGAGGAAGTCGTTGGTGGTGTGCGGGCTCAGGGTCAGGCGGTCGGTGGTGAGGGTGGGTTGGGTGGGCATGGGAATCGGCTTGATGAGTTCAGAAGTCGGACGTTCGATCTTCTCAGATTTGGCGCTCGATGGGTTAGCGGGGACTGCGGAAAACCGGAAAGCGGATAGTTTGCAAGCGCTCTTGCAAGCATCGAATATTTCTCTGCCCGTCCCGTTATTACGTTTACCTAAACGATGGTAAATTTGCGCGTCTGCCCTTGCCGTGCTTCATGCACGTCTTCCAGGGGCCGTCCAATCTAACCAGCCCGCAACGGCCGTCCATGCGAAACCGCTTCGTGGGGAAAGGCACGCCTGCGGCGACATGCTGAGAGGCCAGGCATCGCGATGATCGTCGAGAACCCCTTTATATCCATTCTGGATAATCATGGCGACATTGCGCCATTCGTTTCATCCGTTATCGAGGCAGCGGACAGCGATAAAAATGCCCTTGGATTTTTCCCCGCCCGTGTCTTTGCGGACTTTGCGCGAAAAGAGCAACTCCTGGTGGCGGTCGAGCGGCGTGCGGACGGCTTGTTTTATGCGGGTCACCTGCTATTTGAAGCGAGGCATCCAAAAGGGCGCGTGCTGCAAATGTTCGTCGTCCCTGCCTTCAGAAAACGTGGCGTTGCAGCTCGCCTGTTGAGTCACCTCAAGCAACACCTGACAGATCACGCTTTCATCTCCATGTACGCGCGAGTCGGACAGGATATGAGTGAGGCCAACCGCTTCTGGGAAAACCAGGGCTTCTACGTTCAGCGCGTCGTCAAAGGTGGCGAGACAAGAAATCGAACAATCCTCGTCCGCAGTCACGAACTGGACACGCCGCAATTGTTTGCCCCTAGTGGCGTCAGCGCTGCCGATCCGCTCGGGCTCAATTCGACCCAAATGGCGGAGATTCCGCTTTTCCTTCTGGACCTCAATGTGCTCTTCGACCTGGGGCCGCGCAGAAGCAGAAACGAGGAAATCCTGGATCTGTTCAGGCTTGAGCGCGCCGGCTCCTGTCAATTCGCACTCAGCACGGAGATCACCGCCGAGCTTACGCGCACGGCGAGCGTCGGCATCACGGATCCCATGCTGGCCTATGCCCGCATCTTCCCGTCATTCCCTACCCCGTTGGCACACGAGTGGGACGCGCTGGCGCCAGAGCTCGCCTCCATCGTCTTTCCGGAGCGGCATCGCGCCAACGCGCTCAGCAGGAACGATATCTCCGACCTACGGCATTTAGCCACGGCCATTCAGCACAGGCTCGCCGGACTGGTCACCAACGACGGATCCATCCTCAACGCCGCAGCAAGGCTCAATGAAAAATACGGTATTCACGTTATTTCGCCCGGTGCTTTCAAGGATCTGAACACGGGAACCGCCAGAGAGGAGAGATTCGAAACGGGGGCGAACGATTCCCTTTCGATCGCCCGCCTCGATCGGTCCGATGAAGCGGAAGTGCTTCAGCTTTTATCCCGACTCGGCGTGCGCAAATCGGCGGTGGTCACGGAGTGGGCCGCGGTCGATTCGAATGAGCGGATTTGCAATCGGTACGGCGTCTGGTCAAACGACCGTCTAGCGGGATACCTGACGTGGCCCAAGACCATGACACCCAACGATATCAGCGCGCACGTGGCCGTAGACGAAACGCAACCGGGAGCGTTGCACGCCGCCGGCATTCTCCTTAACCATCTGATCGAGCAAGCCACCGTGGCGAGTACGTCGCAAATCAGGCTTGCGTTTCCCCCGCAACAGGCGCAACTACGTGAAATTGCTTCGACGCTCGGCTTTGGCGGATTGGCGGGACAAACATCGCTGACCAAGCTTGCATTGGGAGGCATCGTTACGATGTCGAATTGGGCCGATCGCGCAGACGATATTTATCTGGCTAGCCGGGTGCGCCTGCCTGTTTTGCCACCGCCGCATTGGGAAATCGATCAACAGATTCGCCTTGGCAGACCTGACGGCAATGTCGGACATATCTCCTTGATGGCATTGGAAACCTTGCTTTCTCCCGCGCTCTTCTGTCTGCCCGGACGACCGGCGGTCATTACGCCGCTCCGGCGAGCGTTTGCCGATCATCTGTTAGCGCATTCTCCTCAGAAGAGTCTGCTCCCTCATGCTCGCGCCAAGCTCTACAAAGAGCGGCACTATTTCAGCGGCGTCGCCACGCTGAAGCAATTCAAGCGTGGTAACCTCATTCTCTTCTACGAGTCAGCGAAGAACCGGGGGCTTGGCGCCATTGTCGCGATCGCGCGCGTACAACATGCCTACCTGAAATCCCAGCAGGCGTTGGACAATGCGGACCTCGATCCGTCGGTGCTCGACTCCGCGGGGCTCGAAGCGATCGGTCGGTCCAAAACGAAAACGGTGACCGTGTTCGACAACATCATTCGCCTCGAACGTCCAGTACCACTTTCGACACTGCAGCGCCTCGGCTGCGGCAGTCCGACCAACCTGCTGACCACTCGCGCAATCAATAACACACAGCTTCAAGGAATCCTCGAGGAAGGGTTTGCCCATGGAACATCCCGAACACGTACTCATTTCGCTTGAAGAGCGGCACGCCGAAAACATATTTGCGGGCACCAAGCATGTCGAACTGCGGCGCCGCACGATGAACGTCAAGGCAGGCACCGTCGTCTGGATTTACGTCAAGCTGCCCGTTGGCCGCGTGATCGGTTGCGCAAGAGTGAGCGGTGCACATTCGCTTGCACCCGCTGCGTTATGGCGGCAGTTTGCCGATGTGTGCGGTATCACGCGTCGAGAATTCTTCGACTACTTCGACGGAATTGCCAAGGGCTTCGCCTTGGGATTGCATGATGCGCAGCGCCTTCCCGGCACCGTTTCGCTGACCGAGTTGAGAGAAGCGTCGGAGGGATTCCAGCCTCCGCAGTTCTTTATTCGTATTGCGCCCGACAGCCCGCTACTCAGAGCATTCGAAGGCAAACGTTCATAGGCGATCCGTCGGAAACAACCGCGCATCATGAACCCCCGCCTGCGCTACCTCAGCGCCCTCGTCATCAACGTCGCCTTACCTTGGCTCGCCTACCGGCTCGCGTTCCCGCACTGGGGCCAACTCGGCGCGCTGGCCGCGTCGGCGCTGCCGTTGATCGCGTGGATGAGTTGGGACCTGCTGCACCGTCGTCATTTCGACGCGCTCAGCGCGCTCGTGCTAGTGGGCATTGCACTGTCGAGTCTCGCTGCCGCTTTCGGCAGCAGCCCAAAAATACGCGCGCTCGAAGACCCCATGGTGCTAGCCATGATCGGCGCGCTGTTTCTCGTATCGCTCGCGCTGCGGCGGCCGCTGGTGTTCTATCTCGCCCGTTCGACGATGATGCGCGAAGGTCACCGCGACGCCGAGAACTTTGAAAAGCACTGGCGCGAGCGCCCCACGCTCGCCGCGTATATCCGCCTGATGACGCTCGTCTGGGGCCTCGGCATGATCGGCGAGAACATGGTGCGCACGCTGATCGTCTGGCAATGGCCGAACGACCCGCGCTCGGCGATGGCTTCGGAAGCCGTGCGCTACGGCGTCTATGCCGCGCTAACGGTGTGGACGTTCTGGTGCCGCCGGCGCATCAGGCAGGATGCGCTGCGCTACGCGGACAACGCCGTCACCCCAGCCACGCCGCCGCTCGCCAATTCATAAATCACGCGCTCACGCCAACTCGAGAAAACGCGCCAGACACGGATTGCGATTCGCCGGCGACCACGCCAGCACCTGCTCGATCAAAGGCGCGTCGACCAACGGCCGGAACACCACGCCCGCGAGTTGCGCCTTGCGCATCGAAGCCGGCACCAGGGCCACGCCCACGCCTTCATCGACGAGACTCAACACGGTCTGCTGCAACTGCACCTCAAAACGAATATCCGGTTCGAAACCGCCCGACCGGCAATGATCGAGAATCGCGGCACGCAAACCCGGCGCGACTTCCGACGAAGCGAGCACGAACGGTTCCCCCGCCAGTTGCGCAATCTTCAGCCGCCGGGCACGCGCCCGTGGATGCCCGCGCGACAGCGCAACGCACAACGGTTCGCTCAGGATCGTGCGCGTGGCCAACCCTTTGTCCGGCAGGTTCGGAAACATGATGGCCGCGTCGATCTGTCCCGCCAGCACCTGCGCGGCCAGATCGTTCGATACGACTTCACGCAGATTCAACGCCACGTCGGGAAACGCCGCGCCGAACACGCGTGCATAACCCGGCACAACGCTGTACGCCGCGCACATCGTGAAGCCGATCGCGAGCTTGCCGGCGTCGCCATGCGCCGCCGCTTGCGCGTTGTTCACCGCCTGATCGAGCGAGGCCAGAATCGCCTTCGCGTCGGCGTAAAACCGCTCACCCGCCGCAGTCAACGTCACGCTGCGCGGACTGCGCTCGATCAGCACAACGCCGAGGTTCGCCTCCAGCGCCGCCAGTTGCCGGCTCAATGGCGGCTGCGACAGATTCAGACGCGCCGCGGCGCGGCCAAAATGGCGCGTCTCGGCCAGCGTCACGAAGTAGCGTAGCGGCTTGAAATCAATCACGATGCATCTACCCAGAATGACGATGCTAAAAAGGTATCGTCGGACTTGAAAAACAGTATTGGATTGTATCAACGCAAGCCACTACGCTGGCGGATCGTCCTTTTTTCAAAGCCGTTCGCCCCGATGTTAGCCACCCTCGAAATTCTGCTTCCCGTTTTCGGTTTGATTTTCGCGGGCTTCGCATGTCGCCGGCGCGGCGTGCTCGGACCGAACTCCGCGTCGGAGCTGAATCGATTCGTGGTCTGGCTCGCGCTGCCGGCGCTGCTGTTCGATACGATGGCTCGCGCCACCTGGCAGCAGTTGTATCAGCCGGCCTTCGTCGCGACCTTCTCGATTGCGTGCGTCGCCGTGTTCCTGCTGATCCTCGCACTGCGTCTGATGAACGGCAGGCATCTCGCCGATGCCAGCGTCGACGCGATCGCGGCGTCGTATCCGAACACGGGCTATATCGGCTTTCCTCTGGCGCTGATCGCGTTTGGTCCCGCCAGCCTGACGCCGACCACGATCGCGACGATCCTCGTCGCCTGCGTGCTGTTCGCGTTCGCGATCGTGCTAATCGAAATTGGCCTGCAGACCGAGCGTGCGCCGCACAAGCTGGGTCTAAAAGTACTGCGCGCGCTGGCGCGCAATCCGCTGATCGTGTCGCCGATTGCGGGCATGCTGCTGGCGAGCTT contains:
- a CDS encoding GNAT family N-acetyltransferase — its product is MPTQPTLTTDRLTLSPHTTNDFLDSHAMWSDSEVIRYIGGKPFTREEVWARLLRYAGHWAMLGYGYWVVREKQSGRFVGEVGLADYHREIEPSLLGTPEIGWALNPALHGRGYATEAVRAALDWADAQWPDKDTVCLISPENTASLSVARKCGYRERLRTPYKGSPTIILRRAPKAG
- a CDS encoding GNAT family N-acetyltransferase, which translates into the protein MIVENPFISILDNHGDIAPFVSSVIEAADSDKNALGFFPARVFADFARKEQLLVAVERRADGLFYAGHLLFEARHPKGRVLQMFVVPAFRKRGVAARLLSHLKQHLTDHAFISMYARVGQDMSEANRFWENQGFYVQRVVKGGETRNRTILVRSHELDTPQLFAPSGVSAADPLGLNSTQMAEIPLFLLDLNVLFDLGPRRSRNEEILDLFRLERAGSCQFALSTEITAELTRTASVGITDPMLAYARIFPSFPTPLAHEWDALAPELASIVFPERHRANALSRNDISDLRHLATAIQHRLAGLVTNDGSILNAAARLNEKYGIHVISPGAFKDLNTGTAREERFETGANDSLSIARLDRSDEAEVLQLLSRLGVRKSAVVTEWAAVDSNERICNRYGVWSNDRLAGYLTWPKTMTPNDISAHVAVDETQPGALHAAGILLNHLIEQATVASTSQIRLAFPPQQAQLREIASTLGFGGLAGQTSLTKLALGGIVTMSNWADRADDIYLASRVRLPVLPPPHWEIDQQIRLGRPDGNVGHISLMALETLLSPALFCLPGRPAVITPLRRAFADHLLAHSPQKSLLPHARAKLYKERHYFSGVATLKQFKRGNLILFYESAKNRGLGAIVAIARVQHAYLKSQQALDNADLDPSVLDSAGLEAIGRSKTKTVTVFDNIIRLERPVPLSTLQRLGCGSPTNLLTTRAINNTQLQGILEEGFAHGTSRTRTHFA
- a CDS encoding transcriptional regulator, producing the protein MEHPEHVLISLEERHAENIFAGTKHVELRRRTMNVKAGTVVWIYVKLPVGRVIGCARVSGAHSLAPAALWRQFADVCGITRREFFDYFDGIAKGFALGLHDAQRLPGTVSLTELREASEGFQPPQFFIRIAPDSPLLRAFEGKRS
- a CDS encoding VC0807 family protein — its product is MNPRLRYLSALVINVALPWLAYRLAFPHWGQLGALAASALPLIAWMSWDLLHRRHFDALSALVLVGIALSSLAAAFGSSPKIRALEDPMVLAMIGALFLVSLALRRPLVFYLARSTMMREGHRDAENFEKHWRERPTLAAYIRLMTLVWGLGMIGENMVRTLIVWQWPNDPRSAMASEAVRYGVYAALTVWTFWCRRRIRQDALRYADNAVTPATPPLANS
- a CDS encoding LysR family transcriptional regulator, translating into MIDFKPLRYFVTLAETRHFGRAAARLNLSQPPLSRQLAALEANLGVVLIERSPRSVTLTAAGERFYADAKAILASLDQAVNNAQAAAHGDAGKLAIGFTMCAAYSVVPGYARVFGAAFPDVALNLREVVSNDLAAQVLAGQIDAAIMFPNLPDKGLATRTILSEPLCVALSRGHPRARARRLKIAQLAGEPFVLASSEVAPGLRAAILDHCRSGGFEPDIRFEVQLQQTVLSLVDEGVGVALVPASMRKAQLAGVVFRPLVDAPLIEQVLAWSPANRNPCLARFLELA
- a CDS encoding AEC family transporter, which translates into the protein MLATLEILLPVFGLIFAGFACRRRGVLGPNSASELNRFVVWLALPALLFDTMARATWQQLYQPAFVATFSIACVAVFLLILALRLMNGRHLADASVDAIAASYPNTGYIGFPLALIAFGPASLTPTTIATILVACVLFAFAIVLIEIGLQTERAPHKLGLKVLRALARNPLIVSPIAGMLLASFHVAMPASAETFLKLLSGAASPCALVSLGLFLAEKRPSETGARGVALLLTGVKLVAQPALTWWLAARVFGLSPTLVEMAVVLAALPTGTGPFMLAEFYEREAHITSRTILMSTAGSVITLSALLLLMGHRT